The window CCGTGGTGTCCGGAATCGCGGTGATGCCGACCAGTCCGGCGAGCAGGCCGTTGGCGACGTAGAGCGTGTCGACCTTGCCGGTCTTCAGCCACACGACGAGGGCGGCGCCGATCCCGCCGGCCGCCATCGCGATCGTCGTCCCCATCGCGACGAGGTTGACGGTCAGCGTGTTGAACATCCCGCCGCTGACCACGGAGGCCGTCCCGACGTTGAAGCCGTACCAGCCGAACGCCAGGATGAGCGTCCCGAGGACGGCGAAGGTCAGCGAGTGGCCGGGGATGACGTTCGTCGAGCCGTCCTCCGCGTAGCGGTCCATCCGCGGACCGAGGACGGCGGCCGCGGTGAGCCCCGCGATGCCGCCCATGCCGTGGACGATCATCCCGCCGGCGAAGTCGTGGAACGCGGTGCCGGTCAGCTGCGCGACGAGCCCGTCGCCCGAGGCCGACCAGGTGAACGCGATGACCATCGGGTAGATCACGGCGGCCAGCAGGAACGTGTAGGTGACGTACGCGCGGAGCTTCGCGCGGCCGGCGACAGCGCCGGACACGATGGTCGCGGCCGTCATGGCGAACACTGCGCCGTAGAGCCAGTTGACGTACGGGCCGACCGCGCCGGACTCGACGGCGAGCTCGCCGCCGGAGAACAGCGTCCCGGCCGCGGAGACGGGGCCGCCGGAGCCGCTCATCACGCTGGTGAACGCCGTCCCGATCAGGAAGAACACCGTCACTCCGACGCTCCACGTCAGGAGGTTCTTCGTCAGCTGGTTGGCGACGTTCTTCGAGCGCACCTGCCCGGCTTCGAGCATGGCGAAGCCCGCGTGCATGAAGAAAATCAGGAACGTCACCATGAGGATCCACGTCCCGTTCATCGCGGACGCGAACGTGCTCG is drawn from Halorubrum sp. CBA1229 and contains these coding sequences:
- a CDS encoding ammonium transporter; protein product: MTTGLVATVDPSTFASAMNGTWILMVTFLIFFMHAGFAMLEAGQVRSKNVANQLTKNLLTWSVGVTVFFLIGTAFTSVMSGSGGPVSAAGTLFSGGELAVESGAVGPYVNWLYGAVFAMTAATIVSGAVAGRAKLRAYVTYTFLLAAVIYPMVIAFTWSASGDGLVAQLTGTAFHDFAGGMIVHGMGGIAGLTAAAVLGPRMDRYAEDGSTNVIPGHSLTFAVLGTLILAFGWYGFNVGTASVVSGGMFNTLTVNLVAMGTTIAMAAGGIGAALVVWLKTGKVDTLYVANGLLAGLVGITAIPDTTAWWGALVVGGLAGAQLPIVFEFVSDTLKIDDVCAVFPVHGSAGVLGTLLFPFVAAPGALSSSIGAHFIAQLTGVVIIGGWTLTATAAVWYVLKVSGEARVTAEHEQEGLDISEHGVETYPEFGGDRVATDGGPSVVDTTEGSPRADGGEEAGSQIKMVTAVVRPDKLGAIKQSLAEINAPSLTVTNVSGRGSQPAKKGQWRGEEFTVDLHQKVKVEVVVADIPADEVADAIADAAKTGEPGDGKVFIMPVEDALQVRTGTTGPEAV